ttttttacaaaataaattatgttattataagagtatttttgtcattttacaatttataaaaattaataaaaactaaTAAACTCATAAATAATAGGATTTCATTATGATTTTCAAACCTTTATTTTACCATTTGAGTTAAAaggtattatattattttttatattcacTCTTTCTCTATATAAGGGATAATAGATCCACACATAGAAattatactttttttttataCGGTTTCAAATTTATGACAATATCATAGATATGCAAGGCTTCTCACAGTTTCTTTGGAAGTCCATTTAAGTGCAGCACGGCTTTCATTACAGATACCAATATAATGAGATGGTTTCCTGGGAATCAAGATGCCATCCAATATTGGCTTGGCTTCAAGTTCACCTTCTTCAACTTACCATCCAGGATTCCACTCACTGATTTATCTTTTGTtctgttgttccaatagggtcggaagcgtgtaaattattgtactaaaaaatcacacaaagttcaattcctgggaaagaggtggatcacaaggatctcttaaataccaagtctttccttagtcgaatatccttctatagtaatttaatagcacaattaaatactactattataccctcaaatattgaaaaaataggacaaaaagaacacaagagttttaacgaggttcgtaaattatactacgtcctcgggcactaacaccggatgataactttactatctccaaaatattacaaacaaatagaattccttaagaattctcaaatgggagaagagagaaaactaagagagaaagattggttgggatggttgaaatgagaaatggttaggcctatttatagttgaggttcagggactaacttgcaaatggcctaaaaaattagggatcaaaattgcaattatcccattcaactttaaacaacttgcctatcactttttttctttcggtgccacttgcacctcccatttttgacttttcaacaccctttttaatttgacttttcaacaatctccaccttgaagatttgattaggataatcacatcttcacacacttccttcaattccccaaattcgataaagctatcttttgtagtgcctccaaatgcgctctcgagcgctatacacctgaaggtgctcaaattctcaggatgttaatcaagttcaaacaatgattaaacttgattgttgttaccaccttggtcatcatatctgcgggattatctgccgGAATCTTacaagtagaatttttcctttttcaaagacttctcgcataaagtgatatcttacgtcgatatgcttggttcttgaatgatagacttgatttttcactaaatgaatagcgctctgactgtcacaatataaacttatgtgactttgaacaactcccaagtctttcaacaatccattaagccaaatagtcTCCTTAATAGCTTCTGTAACTGCCATATATTCTGCCTCTGTAGTAGACACAGCTACTGTAGActgtaaggtagacttccaactcactggggcttttgcaagagtaaacagataccccgtagttgaacgacgtttatctaaatcaccagcaaagtcggaatcaacatatccaactacaaacccgaccaagtgcttcatcctgttcaaaattaaaccaacatctacgatttttgaagataccgtagaatccatttcacgacttgccaatgtccttttcaaGATCATGCATATACTGCTCACAACTCCAACGACTTGTGAAATGTCGGGGCCagtacacaccatcgcatacatcaaactcccaacctgcattagcatatgggacttttgccatatattctctttcttcttcagtttttggagataattgagcactaagtttcaaatgagaagcaagtggggtacttacatgttttgtgttttcatttacaccaaaacattgtaatacctttttcagatattgcttctgattcaaacaaagcttgcctctctgtctatctctacttatctccatgccgagaatcttcttggcctcacctagatctttcatctcgaactcttgattcaactgagccttcagcttatctatctctttttggctcttcgaagcgattaacatatcatcaacatacaagagtagataaatgaaagatccgtcatgcagcttctgcaaatacacacaattgtcatatttgcttcttatgtacttctgccttctcataaagctatcaaatcgcttgtaccactgcctcggggattgcttcaatccatatagcgatttgttcagcttacaaacccaatttctaccaccagcatctttgtatccttcgggctgagtcatatagatctcctcttctaactcaccatgcaagaaagccgtcttaacatcaagttgagctagctccaaattcaactgtgctaccaaggccaacaaaattctaatggaagAATGCTTCAtaacaggggaaaatacatcattgtagtcaattccctccttctgagcgtagcctttagctaccaatcttgccttgtagcgaacatctttcttgctaggagatccatctttctttgcgaatacccacttgcatccgattgcccttttacctttcggtaattgcgccaactcctAAGTATTGTTCTTTAGGAGagattgcatttcttcatccatggcgcatttccatttgtcactttctaagctttgcattgcttcttgataagtgacaggaatatcatcatcaacaacgggaagggcgtaggccaccatatcagtaaatcgagcaggtttacgaatttctctccgtggccttgcaactgcaactggttctggtgtacttaatggttcttgggtTAGAAcatcttcaacctctaattcctccattgttgCTTGAGAATTAGATttattaactgggcaaatccccatctgctcaaactccacctattttggagtacactccacctgctgtggagtatcgcttgtctgaatatcttcatctgctacctttttcaatgtggcagattcatcaaaggtaacatctctgctacagatcattttctttgtgcttaagcaccaaagacgaaatcccttcactcgaagtgattcccataaagagctttctttgccctcggatctaactttgactccttcacatggtaatatgcggtggatccaaacacatgtaaggaatcataatcagagCCGGTTTtcagaccatacctccataggagtttttctttctaatgcagatgatggcaaacgattaacaagatggccagcTTATGTCACAGCCTTagcccaaaattgcttgcccaacccagcattggacaacatacatcgaactttctccagcaatgttcgattcatacgctatgccactccattctgctgtggtgtatccctaactgtgaagtgtcgaacaataccatactgttggcacacatcgaagaacggatcacttttatattcccctccattgtccgtcctaagccgcttgattttcttgccagactggttttcgatcatagttttccatttaagaaaaactccaagcacttcatccttagttctcatggtatacacccaaactcttctggaaaagtcatcaacaaaagtaacaaagtagtgctttcctcccaacgaaggtgttttggaaggcccccacacatctgagtgaacatattccaaaataccttttgtattatagATAGCAGTGCCAAATTTCACTCTCTTTTACTTTCccagaacacaatgctcgcaaaattttaatttgcaagcctttgcacctttcaacaatccttgctttgctagaatttgcaaggatttttcattgcatgtcccaacttcatatgccacaaccgcattgagtccaattctttgttcTTAGGAAGCTGCAATGTTCGCTCtaataactgtactaccttggtagtaatacaagttatttttccgatgcccttcaatatcacaagtcgctagatgtcactttcaaaatcccatctctcatagtaacaatcgaaccattggattccaaggctcctaatgagatgagatttttcttcaagctGGCACGCATCGAACATCGATcgaactctagttgatccatcttgattctttaattggattgaacctatcccacaGTTTCTgagcattgtcattgcccatataaacaactcctccatttagttctactaaatcagagagccactcccggttaggggacatatgataggtacaacccgaatccaatatccactcatctgaatggaacgacgataatgatgcaaccagtgatagttcagagtcactggtatcatgctttgcaacacaagcatctacagtagcttttcccttattcttcagctttggacaatttttcttccagtggcctttctcatgacaaaaggcacattcatctttccgagcacggactttgactttgatctccccttttgagttttcttccgagtgtatgaacgacctcggactactaaagcttctgtatctctgattgagtttttctgtttgtccttctttctctgttcataacTGTATAAGGCCGCATGACTTCGCCGAGATATATCACtcgccatgaagtagagtagtttctaggaactcaaactcctcctcgaagtgaccccaacaaacatcaaagccaaatcttcatctttgaatatCTCATCCATATTGATAAATCGGTGACTAAgcgattaaatttggtgatgtgatcattcattgtggtacttgggacgtatgtgaagcgaaacagtcttttcttcaagtggagcttattttgactgtttttcttcaaaaatttttcttcaagtgccgcccacaacttatttgcaaaagtctcctttgaaaaagcatacctctgctctcgagaaaggcatgatcgaattgtgccacatgccaatcTATTGATCGCtttccaatctttctcctgtacatcatctggtttctcttcatcaatggcaatgtctagaccctgctgaaaaagggcatctagaacctcactttgccacataccaaaatggctcgtgccatcaaagatctccacggccaatcttgcatttgcaattgtcggtcttgtccacatggacgatgttgaagctcctacaccgaccattttctccataatctttcaatatacctaaggaaatcatTTCCGATGTGGAAGATCGGTTTAAagcgcaaccacagagcatactacgattaaccttgactcttgataccacttgttgttctaatagggtcggaagcgtgtaaattattgtactaaaaaatcacacaaagttcaattcccagggaagagaggtggatcacaaggatctcttaaataccaagtctttccttagtcagaatatcccttctatagtaatttaatagcacaattaaatactactattataccctcaaatattgaaaaaataggacaaaaagaacacaagagttttaacgaggttggtaaattatacctacgtcccgGGACTAACaccgatgataactttactatctccaaaatattacaaacaaatagaattccttaagaattctcaaatgggagaagagaaaactaagagaaagattggttgggatagttgaaatgagaaatggttaggcctatttatagttgaggttcgaggactaacttgcaaatggcctaaaaaattagggatcaaaattgcaattatcccattcaactttaaacaacttgcctatcatttttttctttcggtgccacttgcacctcccatttttgacttttcaacaccctttttaatttgacttttcaacatgttcatattagAGCCAAGGTTATGCCGTGTTGAGTAATGGATGTCGGAATGAATCGGATTAAAAGTAACTATGGTTAACTCTTTCGTCCATAATTTTCATCGTTTTAAGGTCTCGTGTCattataaaaataacaatactTACCAAAGAGTTCATTTTGCACCTACCGATGAAAACGTCGTGACATGAATCTAATCTAGCTTCTGACAATGTTGGTGTTGCTCTCCTTTTTTCCTCTTCTAGGGGGTTCTTGCTCAAGAATGCCGTAATGGTGTCATGTGTTGCCTTTCCAAAGGGTAATGGCCATAGTGGTGAACATCATCGATTCTCCTTTCCTTCCCTTCCACATGATTTCTATGCTCATGCTTATTCGCTCTTAGATTAGCCTTGAATTTAGATAGCATGCTCGCAATCCTAAAGGAGATCCAAACCAAATCGCCCTCGCAAAAGTGCAGTTACAAAATAAGTGATCCGCATCCTCTCTTTCTATACGGCACAAGGGGGCATTATGGGTCCATTGTTTTGATCCATTTGTGGATTTTCGCCTTGCATGATAGTGCATTGCTGAGAATCTTTCACAAGAAAATGATTATTTTAATGGTAGTTTGGTAGCCAATAACGAATTTCAAATTTCTCTTGGTATTTGCACGGGGATGTGATCTAGAGTTATTTCATGCTTAATGTTAAATTATTCCAAATAGGTTGATTTCATTGAAAATTCTATACTAGATGAGAATTTTCATTTTGACATGTAGATTGCTTCAAAGAAAGATCTCACGTCACTCCTATTGTTGATGAAACTTTGGATCTCCCTTCGTAGTTCTTCTTTTTGCCTCTTATTAAACTCCATCATATCTCGTAATCTATTCTCTCTTCGCGTCCTGTTTGTGCTAACTCCTTAGCTTCGAGGATGCTTCTCCAAACCCATGAGTTCCTCGGTTTGGCTTGGCACTAGAGGAAGCCATCTCTCATGCAATATTTCTTGACTAAAGTTTTCTCAATGGGCCAAATTTGCTTATTGATGATCCTCCACACATGTTTTGTGAGTATCGCTCCATTTATGACAATATCCATTCTTCTAATTCCTAATCCACTTCTTACTTTATCCTTGGCACAAGTGGTCTCAATTAAGGAAGTGAACTTTCCTCCTTCGTTTGTCCTATCCCCATTAGAATTGACTTGAGCTATGATATAAATTTTATAGTATATCATATTTAATTCTCATAAtatataaattctatagcatTATAAACTTGAAAATGGGTTTAGTTAAGCTAGACTCGAGAGTATGGTAGTCACTGTACCAACTTTATCTGTCAGTATGTATCATTTCGAgctaaaacaaatataaaatagttTAGATTTTGTTTCTATAAAAAATTCAATGTGTTTGGTTGTTTCAATTTGTATTTCTTCATTTCGATTAATACTAGCTTATACATGTACATATCGGTCTTGActaattggaacaaaattttaatattttaaaataattttgatatttttttattattacacataaaagtaaaatataattACTAATCAAGTTATTAAacctaattattatttttttaaaaattgaaaagggATTATGAAACTGTGATTCCACGTCATCTCTTTCTAATAGGAGAATGACAAATCAGATTTTTCCTAAAATGCTAGAAATCATGAGAAAAATCTGATTTGTCATCCTCCTATTGAAAATGGATAGAGATAACGTAGAATCATAGTTTCATACAATCTTctcttaaaaattttgcatataaatatacatgataaatatttaaaatatattgatAACCCGAAGCggtatatcaaaacataccactatttatatactaataagtAACAAAACCAAAATGGTACATCTACTATAATatgttattgttatttttttatttaaactcgttttataatttaatattttctaaCTTAAACCTTACCCTTAACTAAGAATTACCGCTTATATCAATGCTAAAAAGGTACTAGGGACAAAtttatttgttgaagaaataaggTTGGCTATAAAATACCGATAGTTCTCATTATATGGgctcagaaaaaaaaaataaaagaaaagaaaaaaaaggcagTCCCCCTCTCTACACAATGCATTGGAAATTCTTATAGGTCGGGGCGGGtgctaaaaaaaagaaaatgaaaagggagATGATTATTTTGTACACGtgatccatatatatatatatatgtatttagtaGACTTCCACATTCCACTGCTCAGCTTTCTTCAACTGCTTTTTGTACTCGGCCCAGTCGATACCTGCAAAAACACATGATTAAATTTACCGGCTAGGCTAGCTTTTGAGTAAATCAATGGGTTCATTTTGTTTTTTTAGTTTGTTACCATCAGCTGCAGCGAGTGAGACCATTATGTCATCAATTCCCTTCTCCATTCCCCTCAACCCACACATGTAGACGAAGGTGTTGTCTTTCTTCAGCAATTCCCATAGCTCTTTCGCGTATTCAGCCATTCGTGTCTGAATGTACATCTTTTCTCCTTTCTCGTTTGTTTGTTCCCTGCTCACTGCAAAGTCCAgcctgaagttttctgggttctTCTCCTTCATTTTCTCGAATTCCTGCAATTAACATCACATCAAGCATTTCACGTTTCACACAAAATCTCAATTACCAACAGAAACCAGCATTTGTTTCCTCTAGAAAGTTAAAAATTTGCTAATTACCTCCTTGTATAGCAATGAACTACTCGTGGGGACACCAAGGAAGAGCCATGCCAAACCGTTGAACTTCATAGCATGTAAGAGGTTAAGTCAGTCAGTCACATGTTCAAATATCACGGATTACTTACTTTATTCTTGTTGAGTTAATGGcataggttataatttatatatcaGGTTTCATTGCCTGCAACAGCTTGAAACGGATGCTTTGGTAGATTGAGCGTGATTGTTTTCAATGTTCACTCAGGTTGCATAGTTAGCAATGCTAAACTGTCGTAAATgatgtacatatacatatacctTGTAGTCGTCATGCTTCTCGAAGAACATTTTCCACAGAAATGATCGAAAGGGAGCGATTCCAGTTCCAGTAGCGAGCTACAATGGAGTAGCTGAAGGTGAAGATATTGTATGGGAGCAGCACTTATTAGTACATTTAAGAGCTTGGTTAGTATACGTACCATGATGATTGTGGCATTGGGATCCTTTGGCATAAGCATTTCTTTTCCAACAGGTCCAGTTATTTTAACTTCCGCCCCAGGTTTCAAGTCACCTGAAGATATATATTTAAGATGAAAACATAAAACATCAATAGGGTAAATCATATCAGGGATCATATTCTACCAGAAAGCTATCTCTGCCCTTTTGATCATTACTATTTCAGTTTGATGATGCTTATAACTATAATGGGAGGTTAAATTCTGAAATAAGTTGTTCAAAACAATAGTGCATATTATGATGAACCGTAAAAATTCTGAAATCTTACACAAGAAATTGGAGCAGACTCCTTTTACAAGCTCTCCTTTCTCGTTGGTGTATACCAGTCGTTTCACACATAGGGATACCTGCAAAATACGATGAGATGTATGCAGAACATGCTAATGAGATGACTTGTAGACTTGGATAGCTCAAAGCCTAATCTATATACCCAACAGCTTAAGAAATGAATATGAATAATGATGTGATTATAGAAGAGCAAACTCACAGTTTTGGAGTCCCCAAAATCACCAAGAGCACTGCTAGCAATAGAGTACAATCTCAGCTTGTGTGGTTTTCCATTCTTGTCAACGCCATCTGGAATCACCCCAATGGATTGCCCTTCTCTGTAGGGGACCTCTCCTGAACCAATCCAACCAACCAGTCAGCTATGCCTAGGAAGAGACTATTTCTTgttttaagtaaataattatcTCAAGAATATAGCAAACTTTGATTACTTTATCATTAAAATTGAACATAAAAGTAGGGCAATGAGGTTACTATTAGAGCTTGCATGCATACCTTCGGTGCTGAAGACCATGTGCCAAGTCTCTCCAGGAGCATCATCGCCAGTGATCTTAGTGTTTAGAAGGCATCTACCAATGTAAGGGTTGATAGGCCTGAACTTGTTAACCACAACACCTTCATCATTTTTCTTGGATTCCTTTACAACTTTGGCAGGAGCTTCAGTTGTAACCTGGGCCCTGACAGAAACCACTCTCCCCCCACTGCAAACATCTCTGTAGTAAACGGGCACctggaaaacaaaacaaaaaaagcaGCTGATGAACATCAACTTTCAATATTACCATATCATCACAAGCATGGCAAATATATACCTTCTTGAAGGTGATCCTATCAGGAAAGACAAGAGAGGTTCTAGCAGGGAGAGAGGTGGACTTGGTAGAAGGAAAAGAGACTGCAGCAGTAACAGCAgccatgtcttttcttttctttttttataatgAAGAAATAAGAAGAAAGGAGAATATGTTATTTCTGATGGGGGTTGTTGTTGCAGAAGAAGTAAAAGTGGTGAAGGAAACAAAATGAAGGATGTGATATTGTTTTCAATGTTTATGGATTATGAAGTGGGTGGAGGAGATTTTGAAAGCCAATGCAGTGGCCTGAGTGTGGATAAGTCCATGTGTAAATGTATGACTCTCATAGCACCATATATACCAGTTGTACAACTTCATTGATTCTTTGCTCACCATTTAGTGCTAAATCTACAATTTCTTTGGAATTTGGGATCCAAAATCTCCTCTTATTTCAGCCCACTAAAAGACAATCCATGGGAAGTTTGCAAGTCCAAATAGTTTGATTGGAATAAAAGGTTTCGGCCTATTCGTTTTACTAACCTATTCAATCCAAGGCCGAATTGGACAATAGCAGTAGGTTTGATTAAGCCCAACATTACCCTTTTGATGCCTTGTAGTTATTATGGATACCTGATTTTGCTTTTTGAATTATTAATAATGCGGATATTAACACTTAAATTTAGATGATGATGAACTTAATTAAGGACTATTAAATAATGATAAGAAGTATATAACCCAACAAATATGCATTAGAACAATTAgataaaatggtagcaaaatagggagaaaacaacaagaaaataatattaaaaaaagtagatttttttcttttagtGTATTTGGGTCGAGCCGGGCTCGAGCAAAAAATGTCTTACCCGAGGCCAGACCCATTTTTTaaatgggccttatttttttgcccaagcccattttttgggcctatatttttgcccaaatccTCTCAAATTTAGGTGGGCCTTGGTGTGAGTCTAGTAATCATATTATCAACTAATTTTTAAACTAACATAATATGTacgataattttattttaattttttacaaaaaatattttatcattctaataattttatagtatttaatatttttaaaaatataaattatgtagcTGTGTAATTACAAATTGTACTACCAAATATGACATAAGAAATTACGATATAATTATACTCGCCAACTAAACACGTCTAGAGAATTACAATTCTTTATAATTACAAGAGAATATAATTACTACCCTAATAGTTACACTTTCATTCAATTACCATATGTTGTCTTGACAAATCCTTAGTAAGATAAAAAGTAGTTTGGAGAGATGAAAAATTTAAAGAGTAAAAAAAGTAGAAAGAttcaaaatgtatatatattcaaaatgtaATGtggaaaaataatagaaaaaatagTTTTGGCAAATATGTCATTAGTTCATGTATTATTttcgaatttaaaatttatttgttgtatttttatttttagaaatttatttcatttacttttcatatttcaaaattcaagttcTCTTGTTAGCATTAATaacattattttgttaaatttaggtttattacaatattatttttgtagttacatgactactaagtgagtatttttatttatttcaaaatgtcacataaaaattttaacaaaaaataataataagagtattaactatttgaatttgaattttgaaatcgaaaaataaaaaactaaattttagaaataaaagtacaatgactaaattttaaaattatggaaGTACAGAGACCTATGATctattttaactaataatttttcTCTTCATTTTCTCTCCTTCTGTCATCTCAATTTAAAATGATCTATTTTTATAGATTAAAATGGAAAatgatttcttcccctttttttctTTCCACACACATTCAAAGTCATTTTTCTTTTGACCTTTTCTAGAAAGGACTAATAGACAATTTTCCTGTTTAACCAGGGGGAAGCAACGTCCTCACCCTACCATGATTAAATGAAAATTATATTCATCTAAGATAAAATTC
This is a stretch of genomic DNA from Gossypium arboreum isolate Shixiya-1 chromosome 11, ASM2569848v2, whole genome shotgun sequence. It encodes these proteins:
- the LOC108471064 gene encoding ferredoxin--NADP reductase, leaf isozyme, chloroplastic-like, with translation MAAVTAAVSFPSTKSTSLPARTSLVFPDRITFKKVPVYYRDVCSGGRVVSVRAQVTTEAPAKVVKESKKNDEGVVVNKFRPINPYIGRCLLNTKITGDDAPGETWHMVFSTEGEVPYREGQSIGVIPDGVDKNGKPHKLRLYSIASSALGDFGDSKTVSLCVKRLVYTNEKGELVKGVCSNFLCDLKPGAEVKITGPVGKEMLMPKDPNATIIMLATGTGIAPFRSFLWKMFFEKHDDYKFNGLAWLFLGVPTSSSLLYKEEFEKMKEKNPENFRLDFAVSREQTNEKGEKMYIQTRMAEYAKELWELLKKDNTFVYMCGLRGMEKGIDDIMVSLAAADGIDWAEYKKQLKKAEQWNVEVY